A stretch of DNA from Desulfosarcina ovata subsp. ovata:
AACGGGGCAGTGGGTGGTCAAGGTCAGTGACGGCATGGGGCATGCGGAACAAGCAACCGTCATGGTCAAGCCGGAGAAGGCTTCTGGGTCGACCACGGTCCCGTCGGTCCCTGCATCCTTCACAGGACAAGGCTCCATGGCCACGGGGATCAAGGCGGTGGCCGGATTGAGCCTCATTCTAAATGCTTGTTTTGTATTTTATTTCGTGAAGCGGCGTACTAAATAATCCGTACACTCATCCGAGATCTCAAGATCGATTTTCAGGTTCAGGCTTGCTGCAGAACTATGGCTATATGCGTTAATGCCACATATTAAATCGTGTAACCGAACAAAGAAGACCAACCCCAATATGTAATGGCTGGTCTTCCTTCATAATATTTGTGATTAGCTTGTGATTCGGTCGTATATCGCAGGTTTTTCAGAATACGCCTCTCGGCAATAATCAGAATATGGATTCCCGAAATTTTGTTACGGAATGCTTTATAGCATAAACATTTTCCACAGGTGCAAACACCGGGAGGTCGCATCCCAGCGCCAGAATAAAACCCGCATCAACATTTTTGCCTTGCTCAAGGGATTTCCGGCAAATTTCATCTACTTTCTGGAGAGAAGCGGATTGGATGATCTGGGGATCGACGTTGCCGTAGATAATATCTTCCGGGAAAAAACGGGCTGCCTCATTGATCTCCACCTCATGGCCGATGCTGATGATGGCCGGATGGTGCCAGTCGGCTATGCTTGAAAGATAGGGCAGGTTTCGCTTTTGCTCCCCGCAGATATGGAAGAAATATCGCGTGATTCCTGACCGGTTTAACCGGTTGATATATTTTTGATGACTGGGCAGGGCAAAGCGTTCAAAATGTTTGGGGGAGATCAGCTGGTTGCTTTCCATGGGGCTGCTGTTATACACGGCGATGTTTTCACTGCCAAAGGTCTCGATCCAATAATCCAGCACGTTGAAGATATGGTCAAACGCCATGTCAATCAAATGGTCACACAGATCGGGCTTTCTGATCATCCATCGGCCAAACCATTCCATACCGCAGATATTGGCCGCCATGGTAAAGGGTGAACGGTGGTGAAACCAGACAATGCCGCCGGTTCGATGTTGAAGCCTTGAGAACTGCATAGCGGTTTCAATTCCCCCGGCGGTTTTCGGGTCTGGTGCCTCGAGCGCCAGAACGCCTGATTCGTCACTGACCGGGTGGGCAACCACTTTCATGGCCTGGTCAAGTGGGCTTGATGGCAGCCGGACATCCCCTCCGAAGTCATGGGCACCCAGAATGGTATGGCGGATGATCCGAGGCAGGGGAGCAAAACCGAAACGCTTTTCTCCCTCAAGCCTGGCGTTAAAGCTCTTTTCCGGATCTTTAAACGCATCGGCTGATTATAACGGATTTTGGGGAGTTTGATTCCAATAAGCCGAACATACAGTGGCCTATCCCCCGACAAAAACACAACATGTTGATATTATTGAAGATTTGAGTCTAGACTTTTTACTAATAATTTTATATAGTTAGAGACACATCCCGCCAAAGGAGGTCTCTAACTATATGGGAATAGCAGATACAAGATCCGCTAACCGAAACAACAGAATCATATGTTTGCCCTTTTCTCAAGGCAATTATGAATGCAACATACTCAACCCGGTTGATTTCAGAACTTCCGTAAACAAAAGGATCGAACTGTTTCCGGAATTATTCCCGGCTGAAATCGAAAATGGATATCGGATGAAGGATCTTTATTACTCAAAAAAACAATCCATATGGATCCGTCGAATTAAAATATCCGGTGTTGCTTACACCATTCGTCCTTCATTTGTACTGCCATACCTCGTTGGATTTGTTGACGAAATCGAAGATGCAATGTTTTTTAGAAAGTTCGACATACCATTTTGGGCCATAAGTCGTGTTTTCGGAAAAGATCCCATGTATTGGTATCGAATCGAACAATCTATCGGGCGAAACAGCATTGTCGGAACAACTGTCCGAAATCCTCAAGATGTTCCCGAACATCTTGCCGCTGATGAAAAGCATACTCGAATTTTAGGTGAAAAAACGTATGTGGCCACGACAGTTGGTGATGGCTGTATTCTCGGTGCAGCCGTTGCCAAAGACGCCGGAGAACAAGCGTTAACAGATGCGTATCAAGTGTACAAACAAGAGGCCCAGTGTATAAAGCCGGAATATTCACCGGAAACCGTGAATATGGACGGCTGGAAAGCCACCCGAAATGCGTGGCAATTCCTCTTCCCGGCAGTAGTTATCATTTGCTGTTTTCTTCATGTGTTTATCAAAATTCGTGACCGTGCCAAAAAGAAATACCGAGATATTTTTGAAAACGCCGCATCAAAGCTATGGGAGTGTTATCGCGCTGAAAGTAAGGCATCGTTTTCCCAAAGAATAAGAAGGTTGTACGAATGGTGCGAAAAGAATGCTGTGCCATCCGTTATCATAGATCCCATAACGAAGTTACGGAAAAACATTGCCGCCTATCGTGTTGCCTACGATCATCCTAAAGCACACCGAACCAGTAACATGGTTGACCGGTTGATGCAAAGAATGGATCGCCACCTGTACAGTACCCAATATTTTCATGGATCGATGGATGCAGCGCAGTTGAGTATTCGAGGATGGACGCTCATCAATAATTTTTCACCATACAATCCTCGAACGGTTAAGTTGCACAATGGATTTAAAAGTCCGGCGGAACAGCTAAACCAATTCAGATATCACAACAACTGGTTGCAAAACTTGTACGTTTCGGCTTCTTTGGGTGGGTACCGGAGACCTCCCCAAAATCCGATATAATCAGGCATCGGCAACGGACAACCCTGCCGCAACACTGGTAAAGCCGGTGTCGATGCTGCCCAGGGCCATCGTCGTCATCGGGTCAAAACGATACGTGGCTGCGAGTTTTTCCCACCAGTCGTCCATTGTCTTACTCCTGCACTGTAGAGGACATTAAGCGCTCGGCTTCATTGACGCCGGCGACAATATCCGGTGCATACCCGTCCGCGCCGAATTTTCTGGCCACGTCCTGTGACATGGGGGCACCGCCAACCATGACTTTTATATCAGGATTCAGGTCTCGGATGCTCTCAATAACCGTAGGCATGACCATCATACTGGTCGTCATCAGTGCCGACAGGGCCACGATATCCGGCTGAACCGCTTTCGTCTGCTCAACAAATGTCTGGCAGGAGACATCCTTGCCCAGATCATAGACGTCCCAGCCCGAAGCGATAAACATGGCCTTGAGCAGATTCTTGCCGATGTCATGGATATCGCCTTCAACGACGCCGATGATAATTTTCCCCGCTTGTTGCGATTGGTTTTGCGCGTTAAGATGGGGTTTCAGAATATCCAGACCAGCATACAGGGCATCCGAGCAAAGCAGCAGTTCCGGTATGAAATATCTGCCGGCCTTGTAGTATTCTCCGACCTTAGCCATGCCGGCCGTCAACCCCTGTTTGATCGCGGAAACGGGGTCCAACCCCGCATCAATCACCTTTTTGCAAAGCTGTTCACTAAGGGCTTCATCATAGTCTATCACGGCCTGGCTCAACTGCTGATACAGCGTTTGATTTTCTTTTAGGTCCACCATTCGGGCACCGCCTTAACATTTAATCGTCTTAATCTATAGTCAGTGGCATAGCTGTCATTTACCATCTTGTCAATATTCAGACCTGTTTTCAGAAATCATGAATCATCGATTTCATCCTTCATTTGGCATTTGGGCTTTGGCATTTTCCCGCTTTCGGGAATGGTGCATGTTCAGGAAAGGCTGGTTGTTGATTTTACTTGCGGTTGTCCTGCACATCTGCCTGGACAGGGTTGTCGATCGTGCGCCGCTGATAAAAAGGGCCGTGATCAATTCATCGAAGCTGGCAATGAAGGCGAAAATCGCCGCTGTGAGCAATCCAGGCCGGATCAGCGGCAGGACGATAGGAATGAAAGGCAGTTGCCTGTTCGCCTTTGCATCACGCAACATATTGTATTTATTTTGCTCTTGACTTGCCCAGGGCGGCTCACTATACTTCGTTACAGAAAAAGCGAAAACATACCGCGACGACCGATAACGCAGCCCAAAAACACTATCTTGAATGCTATAGCTTTTCTGCAGGAAAGGATGGCAGGGGGGGATTCATGGCCTACGCAAGAAAGTACGAAACCTATGAAGTAAGAGAATTGCTGAAAGGCGCCGAGGGTGTCGTCTCGCCGGTAACCGGCCAGGATGCCCACTCACGAATACTGCATGCCAAATCGATCCACGGCGGGGAGGGTGTCACCGATACCGATATGCTCGACCGGGTTACTTGGATGGGAAGTGAAAGCAAAAACGCCTTTAAAAAGCGGGGCGGCAAGACGCTGACTTCCGCCTTCCCGAATCTTATCCTGCAGGGTTCCGCGGCCACCCAGGCGCTCAATTCGACGGCCGGCCAAAACGGTCTCGCGGTGTTCGACTCTCCGGCGCATACCGGAAAAAAACTGCGTCTCTTTTTGAAGGTGGCGAACATCAAGGAGCACGGATTTCTGCCGGAGACCACGGCCCCCTCCGTAGTCCTGGCCAAGGGCGGCAAGAAGAAAAATACCTCCAACCTGGGAACCGGCGTGACCACCGGCGTGGTGATGATCGTCGACCGGGGGATGTCGGAGATCCATATCCAGACTTGTTACCCGAACAGCCAAGTGCCCGCGCAGACCAGCTGGTCGGTTACCGACATGGCCACGAAGGTTAAGCTGGCTTCGGGATAGGGTTGCCGGGTAGTGCTGTTTTTGTTGGTTACCCTTGATACCCTATCGAAGCCTCAGCCCCATTACAGATACTTGTAAAAAGCACAAGCGAGCATATTCCGTACTCTTGATGGTTAAGAGCCCTACTCATGGTTCAAGCCTTGTTCTTTTAGAGTGGATGGTTTCAATCCTTGTTTTGTTGGATCAGTTTCTTCAACAGAATGTCCTTAACCCCAGTGTATCGTTTGGTCAAAGTTTCAATCCTTGTTTTGTTAGATCGGTTTCTTCAAGACGGTTAGCTTCATGGCCCTATCTGAGGACATGGACAGTGTGAGCGGCGGTCTGAAGATGCTGTATTTTCGGCGGTTTGAATTTGCTTAACCATGAGTTGGCAATTTTAGCTGCCGGATCTCTGTATAATGAGCATCCGGCAGCCTTTTTACGCGACATTAATCAATCTATTTGCTCTTTCATGCGATAGCTTTTTCCTTGGATAAGAATCGTGTCGGCATGATGAAGCAGTCGATCAAGAATGGCTGAGGTCAGCGTGCTGTCGTTGTTGAAGATTTCCGGCCAGTCCTTGAAGGCACGATTTGATGTGATAACAATCGGTCCCTGCTCGTAGCGCTGGCTGATGACCTGGAATAGCAGATCCGCGCCGGTTTTATCGATGGGCAAAAATCCAAGCTCGTCAAGGATCAGCAACGAGGGGCGGATGTATTTTTTCAACTCCTGTTTCATGCGTCCTGCGGCTTGAGCCGCGGAGAGCGTATTGATCACGTCGATGGCGGTGGCGAACAGGACAGTATATCCCTTAAGGCAGGCCTCGTACCCCAAAGCGGAAGCCAAATGGGTTTTTCCAAGGCCCACGCCACCGAGAAAAATGACATTGGCCGACTGCTCGATAAATTGTAGCCTGAACAATTGCTGGACCTGAAGGCGGTTGATTTTTTTCGGCCAGGTCCAGTTGAATGCATCTATGGTTTTGATCACGGGGAAGCGTGCCATTTTGATGCGGCGCTGGGTGGATCGGTCTTTTCTCAAAGCCGCTTCCCCGTCGGCCAGTTTTTCCAGGTAGTCCTCGTGGGACCAATTGCCTTTGGCGGCTTGTTGGGCCAGTGGGTCATGCTGCTCGCGCATAAACGGCAGCTTCAGGTATTTAAGATTCCGGTCAAGGGGCGGCTCCGGGAGTTGCTGGTCAGTCATGATGTCTCCTTTTCATAAATGCTCAAATCGGGTGATTCCACCGTCAGGTCCAAGAGATCTTCACGGCGGGTCAGGTGCAGGGCGCCGGGTTGGGGGAGTTGACGGCCTCGTTGTTCGAGCAGGTTGGCGATGTACTCACAGGAAAAAGCCTGGAAGGTAAAGGCGTCCTCCAGGGCTCGGGCGACACTGTTAGGATCGTAAATTTCGCTCAAGGCAACGATTTTTTGCACGTGATGATAGGGGTTCATGCGGCGTTGTTCGAGTTTTTGATAGTACTGCGCGGATTTGGGCGACAGGGATAAAAACCGCATAACGATTTTCTGTTCACGGGCTTTTTTGCGCCACAGCAAAAGTTGTTTGGGATGATCCGGGTCTTCGATATCCTCGCGGCGATCATAGCTGCGGATATGGCGGGCAATCAGTTTATTGTCATCGTAAAGGCAAATCCGGTCGGGGTAGGTTTTCAAGGTCAGTTGCCGACCGGCATACTCGGCCGGCACCGAGTAATGGTTGCCATCAACCGGTACGCGGAACTGGCTCGACGCCCGGACCTGACAGACCGTAGCGATGTCGAAGCGGTTTGCCGGCAACGGGTTTAAGCAGGAGCGCTCTTTTTCAAAACGTGCAATGGGCTGTTCATTGGTTTTGCCGTGGGTACGTACGTTCGCCACCGTGTCGAGCCAGTGCCGGGTCGCTGGGTGGATGGCCGAAAAATCGGAGATATCCAATCCGGCCAGAAGGTTCTTTTTTACATAGCCGACACCGTTCTCCACGCGCCCCTTTTCATTTCCCTTGCCCACGTTGCAAGCTGTGATCGTAAAGCCGTAATGGTTTGCAAAGTCCAGGTATTTGGGATTGAACACCGGCGCCTTTCCCACAATGCGCTTGAGCACGGCGCTCTTGAGATTGTCGACCATGATTCGTTGGGGAACCTTGCCGAAAAACTCAAAGGCACTTTGATGGCAGCCCAAAAAATGTTCCATGGTTTGCGAGACGGTGAACTGCACATACATCAAGCGGCTATAGCAAAGCACCATGACAAAAAAGCTGAGCCGTCTTCGGGTATTGCCGACATTGACGGAACCATAGGATCCCCAATCGACCTGGGCGCATTCTCCCGGCGCGAATGATAGCGTGAGAAAGGCGTTTGGTTTGGGCGGCCTTACTTTGCGGACGTAGTCCTTGACGATGGAATATTGGCCGGTAAAGCCCTGTTCCCGGATGCGTTGAAAGATCTGTGTCGCGGTATAGGGATGGGTTTCGAGCAGGCGGACAATATCCCTTTTGAAGGGGTCGAGCTTGCTGGGGCGCGGGGTGCCCTGGCGTGGCTTATACTGGGTTTCATTCAGCCATTTTCGGATGGTTCTGACGTCCATGGACAGTTCACGGGCGATTTGTGGGGCCGTCAATCCGTCGTTTGCGCTCAGATGGTTGATTTTGCAGTAAAGGGCATAATCGATCATGACCGACCCTCCGCGATGCGCTTGAAAATCTGTTCAACCGACTGAAGGCCACCGCTGGTTCTTACCGGCTCGGGGTCGATGGCTAAAACCTGATATAACGGCTTTCGATAGGCAATCAGGCCGATATCAACCAGTTCGCTGCGAACCCGTATGACCTCCGGTTCGTCCATCCCCAGGCGCTGGGCCAGGGTTCGGTCGGAGTAATAGCTCATACCTTTTGCATCGGAGACGGTGACCAGGAACAGATACAATGCCGCCGCTTTGTGAGTGCAGCGATCGATATAGTGTTCACTGACCAGGCGGTGATCGAGCCAACTGAACTGTTTTGGGACTTTTCGGATACGATCGGGGCAAATTGGGTGCTTGGTTACCATGATGGCCTCCTTTATATTGAGGGTTAAGGATATCGTCGCCAAATTGTTGCATACGACGGGCGGCCATTGCGATGTCATCTTGTAACGCATACCCGGTTAATTGAGCGATAATTCCAATTAATACAGAGGATTGGCATGTTAAGAGATCTTGTAACGCATGGTTTGTAAAATCGGTATTATTGTCTGTATTTTCTGCATGTTGTCGATTTAAGGGATCTTGTAACGCATCGACGCAGGTTTTGGGCTTTCGGCGCGAGTATCCTGGATTGGTCTCGCGCCACCGCTGAACCCGTTCGACATTATCCGCCCCGCGGAAGTAATCAACGTTCTCTGGTTTTTGGCACCACCGTTTCTGGCTATCGGCTTTGCTGGCCTTACGGCACGCGGGTCTGCGACAGTACCTTTGACGTTTTCTGTTTCGCGGGTCAGGAACGAATAACCGATGGCAATGCCGACATTTTTTCCGCTTTATCCTGGACATTGGGCACGCTCCTCCTACGTGCCAATGTAACAAAAGTTGGTATTATTTGGGGGCCCGGATTTAGGCAAGAAAATTGGTGAAGAAAAAGAGAAGAAGATAGGTTTTAAACCTATTGTGGAAGAAAATTAAGGCGGGGATAACCTGACATTTTCAGATCGTCAGGAAGAAGACAAAATCAGATTATCGCTGGCAGACAGTTTCAATCCTTGTTTTGTTGGATCGGTTTCTTCAAGCGGCCCGGTGAGTGCCTTCCAGGGTGGGGATACTGAGTTTCAATCCTTGTTTTGTTGGATCGGTTTCTTCAACCAAAGGCGTGAGTCCAACAAGCTTATCGTTGTTGTGTTTCAATCCTTGTTTTGTTGGATCGGTTTCTTCAACATGAACCATCGGAGGTGCTACACCATTCCCCATGCTGTTTCAATCCTTGTTTTGTTGGATCGGTTTCTTCAACGAGGCATTCTACACCAAAGAGGGGGGAAGAGGATTCGTTTCAATCCTTGTTTTGTTGGATCGGTTTCTTCAAGCCGGATATGTATTCCTGCAATCCGACCGTAATGGGTTTCAATCCTTGTTTTGTTGGATCGGTTTCTTCAACACCGGAAGCATTCATTGCTATTGAAACGTCTTTAAGTTTCAATCCTTGTTTTGTTGGATCGGTTTCTTCAACCATGTCTTATCTGCGGGCCACACTCCAATCATTTCCAGTTTCAATCCTTGTTTTGTTGGATCGGTTTCTTCAACCCAGGAATATCATCACCGGAGGGATACCGCCTGAATGTTTCAATCCTTGTTTTGTTGGATCGGTTTCTTCAACTGGCCTTCAAAACAGTCTCGCCACCCTTTGTCACGTTTCAATCCTTGTTTTGTTGGATCGGTTTCTTCAACTTTCAACCATATCGGCAGTAAAAACAATATGTGAAGTTTCAATCCTTGTTTTGTTGGATCGGTTTCTTCAACTTCACCGAAATGACCGAAAAAGTATTTAACGGAAAGTTTCAATCCTTGTTTTGTTGGATCGGTTTCTTCAACAATGGATAGTTGCGGTATCGGAACCCGAGTACAAAGTTTCAATCCTTGTTTTGTTGGATCGGTTTCTTCAACTCTGGAATCCTATGAGACTCAATTCAATAGGGATGGGTTTCAATCCTTGTTTTGTTGGATCGGTTTCTTCAACATTTTCTTTCAAGGCGCCCCTGACAGCATCGGTGAGTTTCAATCCTTGTTTTGTTGGATCGGTTTCTTCAACTATGCCGGGAAGATTGGGG
This window harbors:
- a CDS encoding B12-binding domain-containing protein; the encoded protein is MVDLKENQTLYQQLSQAVIDYDEALSEQLCKKVIDAGLDPVSAIKQGLTAGMAKVGEYYKAGRYFIPELLLCSDALYAGLDILKPHLNAQNQSQQAGKIIIGVVEGDIHDIGKNLLKAMFIASGWDVYDLGKDVSCQTFVEQTKAVQPDIVALSALMTTSMMVMPTVIESIRDLNPDIKVMVGGAPMSQDVARKFGADGYAPDIVAGVNEAERLMSSTVQE
- the istA gene encoding IS21 family transposase; this translates as MIDYALYCKINHLSANDGLTAPQIARELSMDVRTIRKWLNETQYKPRQGTPRPSKLDPFKRDIVRLLETHPYTATQIFQRIREQGFTGQYSIVKDYVRKVRPPKPNAFLTLSFAPGECAQVDWGSYGSVNVGNTRRRLSFFVMVLCYSRLMYVQFTVSQTMEHFLGCHQSAFEFFGKVPQRIMVDNLKSAVLKRIVGKAPVFNPKYLDFANHYGFTITACNVGKGNEKGRVENGVGYVKKNLLAGLDISDFSAIHPATRHWLDTVANVRTHGKTNEQPIARFEKERSCLNPLPANRFDIATVCQVRASSQFRVPVDGNHYSVPAEYAGRQLTLKTYPDRICLYDDNKLIARHIRSYDRREDIEDPDHPKQLLLWRKKAREQKIVMRFLSLSPKSAQYYQKLEQRRMNPYHHVQKIVALSEIYDPNSVARALEDAFTFQAFSCEYIANLLEQRGRQLPQPGALHLTRREDLLDLTVESPDLSIYEKETS
- a CDS encoding helix-turn-helix domain-containing protein, whose amino-acid sequence is MVTKHPICPDRIRKVPKQFSWLDHRLVSEHYIDRCTHKAAALYLFLVTVSDAKGMSYYSDRTLAQRLGMDEPEVIRVRSELVDIGLIAYRKPLYQVLAIDPEPVRTSGGLQSVEQIFKRIAEGRS
- the istB gene encoding IS21-like element helper ATPase IstB, coding for MTDQQLPEPPLDRNLKYLKLPFMREQHDPLAQQAAKGNWSHEDYLEKLADGEAALRKDRSTQRRIKMARFPVIKTIDAFNWTWPKKINRLQVQQLFRLQFIEQSANVIFLGGVGLGKTHLASALGYEACLKGYTVLFATAIDVINTLSAAQAAGRMKQELKKYIRPSLLILDELGFLPIDKTGADLLFQVISQRYEQGPIVITSNRAFKDWPEIFNNDSTLTSAILDRLLHHADTILIQGKSYRMKEQID